In one window of Corynebacterium mycetoides DNA:
- a CDS encoding sugar nucleotide-binding protein, whose amino-acid sequence MENTPIDGLEIHRLTLHEDNRGWFKENWSGQRLRPVQNNISFNARRGATRGMHAEPWDKWVSVATGHVYAAWVDLREGSATFGEMFGIEIGPDTAVFVPRGVANGFQALADATTYTYLVNARYNPNGAYAYCSYREIDWPLEPAELSEADLNHPPLVDAPTVPPRKILVTGANGQLGRALRTLYSEREAEFCTREDFDITHPPARDWNEYRAIINCAAYNDVNGAETDRKTAWAVNADAVAGLARIASEHDLTLVHVSSDYIFDGTVEVHTEDELPSPLSAYGASKAAGETAATGAPRHYVIRTSWVFGEGANFMATMARLAQSGATPSVISDQRGRPTAASDLAKGIAHLLSTGADYGVYNITSDGDTVGRDEIAMSVFIGMGSDPANVTPVTTAQYHELNGPEAPRPAESTLALDKIKAAGFTPTNWRAALAVYLAH is encoded by the coding sequence ATGGAGAACACCCCCATCGACGGCCTGGAGATCCACCGCTTAACCCTCCACGAGGATAACCGCGGCTGGTTCAAGGAAAACTGGTCCGGCCAGCGGTTACGCCCGGTGCAGAACAACATCTCCTTCAATGCCCGGCGCGGCGCTACCCGCGGCATGCACGCCGAGCCGTGGGACAAGTGGGTCTCGGTGGCCACGGGCCACGTTTACGCCGCCTGGGTGGACTTGCGGGAGGGTTCGGCCACCTTCGGCGAGATGTTCGGCATCGAGATCGGCCCGGACACCGCGGTGTTCGTCCCGCGCGGGGTGGCCAACGGCTTCCAGGCGCTCGCGGACGCCACCACATACACCTACCTGGTCAACGCCCGCTACAACCCGAACGGCGCGTACGCCTACTGCTCCTACCGCGAGATCGACTGGCCGCTGGAGCCCGCCGAGCTATCTGAGGCGGATCTCAATCACCCGCCGCTTGTCGACGCCCCCACCGTGCCACCCCGCAAGATCCTCGTCACGGGGGCCAATGGCCAGCTGGGCCGGGCGCTGCGCACACTCTATTCCGAGCGCGAGGCCGAGTTTTGCACCCGCGAGGACTTCGACATCACCCACCCTCCGGCGCGCGATTGGAACGAGTACCGGGCGATTATCAACTGCGCCGCCTACAACGATGTCAACGGTGCGGAGACCGACAGGAAAACAGCGTGGGCGGTCAACGCGGACGCGGTCGCGGGGCTTGCCCGCATCGCCTCCGAGCACGACCTGACCCTGGTCCACGTCTCCAGCGACTACATCTTCGACGGCACGGTCGAGGTGCACACCGAAGACGAGCTGCCCTCGCCGCTGAGCGCCTACGGCGCGTCGAAAGCCGCGGGCGAAACCGCGGCCACGGGCGCGCCGCGCCACTACGTCATCCGCACCTCCTGGGTGTTCGGCGAGGGCGCGAACTTCATGGCCACCATGGCCCGGCTCGCGCAGTCCGGCGCCACCCCGAGCGTCATCTCGGATCAGCGCGGCCGCCCCACCGCCGCCAGCGACCTGGCCAAGGGCATCGCGCACCTGCTCTCCACGGGCGCGGACTACGGGGTGTACAACATCACCTCCGACGGGGACACGGTCGGCCGCGACGAAATAGCCATGAGCGTGTTCATTGGGATGGGCAGCGACCCCGCCAACGTCACGCCCGTGACCACGGCGCAGTACCACGAGCTCAATGGCCCCGAGGCCCCCCGGCCGGCGGAATCGACGCTTGCGCTGGACAAGATTAAGGCCGCCGGGTTCACGCCGACCAACTGGCGGGCGGCGCTGGCCGTCTACCTCGCCCACTAG
- the rfbB gene encoding dTDP-glucose 4,6-dehydratase — translation MERVLVTGGAGFIGANFVRMLKARRDVEVTVLDALTYAGNRANLDGVEVEFVHGSVTDAPLVSELVAKNDTVVHFAAESHNDNSLADPSPFVHTNVVGTYTLLEAVRRFGARLHHISTDEVFGDLPLHGDEKFAETTAYNPSSPYSATKAGSDHLVRAWIRSFGINATISNCSNNYGPYQHVEKFIPRQITNILGGRPAKLYGTGEQVRDWIHVDDHNDAVLAILERGRSGETYNIGGGNGNTTNKQIIELICELMGGHYEHVADRPGHDQRYTMDATKINRELGWHPQHAPNLRTGLENTIAWYSEHEDWWRGVKEGVEKRYADNGQ, via the coding sequence ATGGAACGGGTTCTTGTCACCGGCGGCGCCGGGTTCATCGGCGCCAACTTCGTGCGCATGTTGAAGGCCCGCCGTGACGTGGAGGTCACAGTCCTCGACGCGCTGACCTATGCCGGAAACCGCGCCAACCTGGACGGGGTCGAGGTGGAGTTCGTCCACGGCTCGGTTACCGATGCCCCGCTAGTCTCCGAGCTCGTGGCTAAGAACGACACCGTTGTCCACTTCGCCGCGGAATCCCACAACGACAACTCGCTTGCGGACCCATCGCCTTTCGTGCACACCAACGTCGTGGGCACCTACACGCTCCTGGAGGCGGTGCGGCGTTTCGGGGCCCGCCTGCACCACATCTCCACCGACGAGGTCTTCGGCGACCTGCCGCTTCACGGCGACGAGAAGTTCGCCGAAACCACCGCCTACAACCCGTCGAGCCCCTACTCGGCCACCAAGGCCGGCTCGGACCACCTCGTGCGCGCCTGGATCCGCTCCTTCGGCATCAATGCCACGATCTCGAACTGCTCCAACAACTACGGGCCGTACCAGCACGTGGAGAAGTTCATCCCCCGGCAAATCACGAACATTCTGGGCGGCCGCCCCGCCAAGCTCTACGGCACCGGCGAACAGGTCCGCGATTGGATCCACGTCGACGACCACAACGATGCTGTGCTCGCCATCCTGGAGCGCGGCCGCAGTGGCGAGACCTACAACATCGGCGGCGGGAACGGCAACACCACCAACAAGCAGATCATCGAGCTTATTTGCGAGCTGATGGGCGGGCACTACGAACACGTCGCGGACCGCCCAGGCCACGACCAGCGCTACACGATGGACGCCACGAAGATCAACCGTGAGCTCGGGTGGCACCCGCAGCACGCCCCCAACCTGCGCACCGGACTGGAGAACACCATCGCGTGGTACTCCGAGCACGAAGACTGGTGGCGGGGCGTGAAAGAAGGCGTCGAAAAGCGGTATGCGGATAATGGACAGTAG
- a CDS encoding M1 family metallopeptidase, translating into MNNHRLRSTPVPGTFDAYTGVEFNLGFHVRHYDLNLDYKVGPNRLEGTATLTLTTWRDVDHMTLDLQPSMVARRITARSRTGGDIRVRRFKQSNGKLRITFAEAVAVDEEFDLIINYGGNPRPRRTPWGLLGWEELTDGSLVASQPNGAPTWFPCDDTPDEKATYSIDIRADRGYTVITNTTAKPTATYLATVQVGEYAHVELGRNTSAWLPYNAQPGDFVKQQAMLDFFEETFGPYPFERYEVVVTEDPLEIPLEAQGLSIFGTNHLRGEERLIAHELAHQWFGNSLGIAQWSDIWLNEGFACYCEWLWADHVGGSVDTLVREHYRKLTPQSFTLADPGPRDMFDDRVYKRGAITLHALRRLVGDAAFFAAVRDYVAKNAHGIVEPFDLANALKAHAPGADVDGVLDAWIHRTELPECP; encoded by the coding sequence ATGAATAACCACAGGCTGCGCTCGACTCCCGTCCCCGGCACCTTCGACGCCTACACGGGCGTGGAGTTCAACCTCGGGTTCCACGTGCGCCATTACGACCTCAACCTGGATTACAAGGTCGGCCCCAACCGGCTCGAGGGCACGGCCACCCTAACCCTGACCACCTGGCGCGACGTGGACCACATGACCCTCGACCTGCAGCCGTCGATGGTGGCGCGTCGCATCACCGCCCGCAGCCGCACCGGCGGCGACATCCGGGTACGCCGGTTCAAGCAGTCGAACGGCAAGCTGCGCATCACGTTTGCGGAGGCCGTCGCGGTGGACGAGGAGTTCGACCTGATCATCAACTACGGCGGCAACCCCCGCCCGCGCCGCACACCGTGGGGCTTGCTCGGCTGGGAGGAACTGACCGACGGTTCCCTGGTGGCCAGCCAGCCCAACGGGGCACCCACGTGGTTCCCCTGCGACGACACCCCGGATGAGAAGGCGACGTACTCCATCGACATCCGCGCCGACCGCGGCTACACCGTGATCACCAACACCACCGCAAAGCCGACGGCGACGTACCTGGCCACCGTCCAGGTGGGCGAGTACGCGCACGTGGAACTCGGCCGCAACACGAGCGCGTGGCTGCCGTACAACGCCCAGCCCGGCGATTTTGTGAAGCAGCAGGCGATGCTCGACTTCTTCGAGGAGACCTTCGGCCCCTACCCGTTTGAGCGCTACGAGGTCGTGGTCACCGAGGATCCCCTCGAGATCCCGTTGGAGGCGCAGGGGTTGTCCATCTTCGGCACCAACCACCTGCGCGGTGAGGAGCGGCTGATCGCCCACGAGCTGGCGCACCAGTGGTTCGGCAACTCGCTGGGCATCGCGCAGTGGAGCGACATCTGGCTCAACGAGGGTTTCGCCTGCTACTGCGAGTGGCTGTGGGCGGATCACGTCGGCGGGAGCGTCGATACGCTCGTGCGCGAGCACTACCGCAAGCTCACGCCGCAGAGCTTCACTCTGGCGGACCCGGGCCCGCGGGACATGTTCGACGACCGCGTGTACAAGCGCGGCGCGATCACGCTGCATGCGTTACGACGCCTCGTCGGCGACGCCGCCTTCTTCGCCGCGGTTCGCGACTACGTGGCGAAAAACGCCCACGGCATCGTTGAGCCCTTCGACCTGGCCAACGCGCTCAAGGCCCACGCGCCCGGCGCGGACGTCGACGGCGTTCTCGACGCCTGGATCCACCGCACCGAGTTGCCGGAGTGCCCGTGA
- a CDS encoding alpha/beta hydrolase has translation MNPKRSVLAALAALSITLGAAPLAPSAHAGAVPAEQVAGSAAVGVVKEWDAKANPTMTVSGNKPQSWTQQVDHHNVLSYKVYSPSMDRDIPIAVIPATDAEGQRVSGAPIIYLLNGAGGAEQDADWLKMYNTREFFQGKGVNVVIPQAGAFTYYTDWVDDNVRSPYITGPQKWETFLTKELPGPIEETLDADDRRAIVGFSMSGTTSLVLPTHNPGFYDAAASFSGCAATSSLHAYNFARLTVNRASGTGDFRTVTPEMMWGPMGSEYNRYNDALLNADKLRGTALYISTATGLAGRPDQVGFLVGQGAPEVVASVASTQLQVEGGVIEAAINKCSHDLRAKLEHEGIPATYEFRNVGTHSWPYWRDDIEKSWYTTIAPAFGM, from the coding sequence ATGAACCCCAAGCGCTCCGTACTCGCCGCCCTCGCGGCGCTGTCGATCACCCTCGGTGCCGCACCGCTGGCCCCGTCCGCCCACGCCGGGGCTGTCCCGGCCGAGCAGGTGGCAGGCTCCGCGGCCGTGGGAGTAGTCAAAGAGTGGGACGCCAAGGCGAATCCCACCATGACCGTGTCCGGAAACAAGCCCCAGTCGTGGACCCAGCAGGTGGACCACCACAACGTGCTGTCCTACAAGGTCTACTCGCCCTCGATGGACCGCGACATCCCCATCGCCGTCATCCCCGCCACCGACGCAGAAGGCCAGCGCGTCTCCGGCGCACCGATCATCTACCTGCTCAACGGCGCCGGCGGCGCGGAGCAGGACGCCGACTGGCTGAAGATGTACAACACCCGCGAGTTCTTCCAGGGCAAGGGCGTCAACGTCGTCATCCCGCAGGCCGGCGCGTTCACGTACTACACCGACTGGGTCGATGACAACGTCCGGTCCCCCTACATCACCGGCCCCCAGAAGTGGGAGACGTTCCTGACCAAGGAGCTCCCGGGCCCGATCGAGGAGACCCTCGACGCGGATGACCGCCGGGCGATCGTCGGCTTCTCCATGTCCGGCACCACCTCGCTGGTCCTGCCCACGCACAACCCGGGCTTCTACGACGCGGCGGCCTCCTTCTCCGGCTGCGCCGCCACCTCGTCGCTGCACGCCTACAACTTCGCGCGCCTGACCGTCAACCGCGCCTCCGGAACCGGGGACTTCCGCACCGTGACCCCGGAGATGATGTGGGGCCCGATGGGCAGCGAGTACAACCGCTACAACGACGCCCTGCTCAACGCAGACAAGCTGCGCGGCACCGCGCTCTACATCTCCACTGCCACCGGCCTGGCGGGCCGCCCCGACCAGGTCGGCTTCCTGGTCGGGCAGGGCGCCCCCGAGGTCGTCGCCAGCGTCGCCTCCACCCAGCTGCAGGTCGAGGGCGGCGTGATTGAGGCCGCCATCAACAAGTGCTCCCATGACCTGCGCGCCAAGCTCGAGCATGAGGGCATTCCGGCCACCTACGAGTTCCGCAACGTCGGCACCCACTCGTGGCCGTACTGGCGCGACGACATTGAGAAGTCCTGGTACACCACCATCGCGCCCGCCTTCGGCATGTAG
- a CDS encoding alpha/beta hydrolase, protein MKLSRTSVAAAALTALTAVAVPSALTTSPISAETADGAVAPEFADATPSDAAILLNLPAEADDAAAADNMPEPPAALPGEVKPLLTAPATYTGGNQLWFSSAPRYGFVPLTVHSASMERDIPVAFRPAATAGAPTVYLLNGAGGSEQNTDWIAQAGQTVWEVFKDENVNVVIPMEGAFSYYVNWLSVPETNSYYHGKQMWSTFLGEELPASIEPYAQANGTRAVVGFSMSATSALLLAQHYQGQYAAVGSFSGCAATSTPLPWAYAHLTVNRGSGELTPENIWGPMGSTYNRYNDALVNAERLRGTELYVSSATGLAAETDMAGYLQARGFSPAAASQNAATLQVEGGVIEAAVNACTHDLKAKLDRAGIGAHWELRPTGTHSWPGWREDLKKSWDTTLKPALGL, encoded by the coding sequence GTGAAGCTCTCCCGCACCAGCGTCGCGGCGGCGGCGCTGACCGCCCTGACGGCAGTGGCCGTCCCGTCCGCGTTGACAACCAGCCCGATCTCGGCCGAGACGGCCGACGGTGCAGTGGCGCCCGAATTCGCCGACGCGACGCCCTCCGACGCCGCGATCTTGCTCAATCTCCCCGCGGAGGCTGACGACGCGGCCGCAGCAGACAACATGCCGGAGCCGCCCGCGGCTCTTCCCGGCGAGGTCAAGCCCCTGCTCACCGCTCCCGCGACCTACACCGGCGGCAATCAGCTGTGGTTCAGCAGCGCGCCGCGCTACGGCTTTGTCCCCCTCACCGTGCACTCGGCGTCCATGGAGCGCGACATCCCGGTCGCGTTCCGCCCCGCGGCCACCGCAGGTGCGCCCACCGTGTACCTGCTCAACGGCGCGGGCGGCTCAGAGCAGAACACAGACTGGATCGCGCAAGCGGGCCAGACGGTGTGGGAGGTGTTCAAGGACGAAAACGTCAACGTGGTCATCCCGATGGAGGGCGCGTTCTCCTACTACGTCAACTGGCTATCGGTGCCGGAGACCAACAGCTACTACCACGGCAAGCAGATGTGGTCGACCTTCCTCGGCGAGGAACTCCCCGCCTCCATCGAGCCCTACGCCCAGGCAAACGGCACGCGCGCCGTGGTCGGGTTCTCCATGTCGGCGACGTCCGCCCTGCTCCTGGCCCAGCACTACCAGGGCCAGTACGCGGCTGTCGGCTCCTTCTCCGGGTGCGCCGCCACGTCCACGCCGTTGCCCTGGGCGTACGCGCACCTGACGGTTAACCGCGGCTCGGGGGAGCTGACGCCCGAGAACATCTGGGGGCCGATGGGCTCCACCTACAACCGGTACAACGACGCACTGGTGAACGCGGAGCGCCTACGCGGCACTGAATTGTATGTGTCCTCTGCGACCGGCCTGGCCGCGGAGACGGACATGGCGGGGTATTTGCAGGCGAGAGGGTTTAGCCCTGCGGCCGCGTCGCAGAATGCGGCGACCCTGCAAGTGGAGGGCGGCGTGATCGAGGCCGCGGTCAACGCCTGCACCCACGATCTGAAGGCCAAGCTGGACCGGGCGGGCATCGGCGCCCACTGGGAGCTGCGCCCGACGGGCACCCACTCCTGGCCAGGGTGGCGCGAGGATCTGAAGAAGTCCTGGGACACCACGCTCAAGCCCGCGCTCGGGCTGTAA
- the lpdA gene encoding dihydrolipoyl dehydrogenase, which translates to MSNEHYDVVVLGAGPGGYVAAIRAAQLGKSVAVIEKQYWGGVCLNVGCIPSKSLIKNAEVAHIFKHDAKTFGIKGDVEFDYADAHQRSRKVSERIVGGVHYLMKKNKITEINGLGTFKDGKTIEVTEGDDKGKVVTFDNCIIATGSVVRSLPGIELSDNVVSYEEQILNPEAPQKMVIVGAGAIGMEFAYVLSNYGVDVTVVEYMDRVLPNEDKDVSKEITRAYKKLGVKLLTGHATTAVRDNGDSVEVDIKKNGSDDTQTLTVDRVMISVGFAPRVEGFGLENTGVELTERGAINVDDHLRTNVEGIYAIGDVTAKLQLAHVAETQGIIAAETIAGAETLEIEDYMMTPRATFCNPQVASMGYTEEQARKNWPDRDIKVAVFPFTASGKAVGLAETEGFAKLITDGEYGEILGCHIVGANASELLPEVTLAQRFDLTAGEIARNIHIHPTLSEALKEIAHGVEGHMINL; encoded by the coding sequence GTGAGTAACGAACATTATGACGTTGTTGTCCTCGGCGCGGGCCCCGGTGGCTACGTTGCCGCTATCCGCGCAGCACAGCTCGGCAAAAGCGTAGCTGTCATAGAGAAGCAGTACTGGGGAGGTGTGTGCCTGAACGTGGGCTGCATCCCCTCGAAGTCACTGATCAAGAACGCCGAAGTGGCCCACATTTTTAAGCACGATGCCAAGACCTTCGGCATCAAGGGTGACGTCGAGTTCGACTACGCAGACGCCCACCAGCGCTCCCGGAAGGTCTCCGAGAGGATCGTCGGCGGCGTGCATTACCTGATGAAGAAGAACAAGATCACCGAGATCAACGGCCTGGGCACCTTCAAGGACGGCAAGACCATCGAGGTCACCGAGGGCGATGACAAGGGCAAGGTGGTCACCTTCGACAACTGCATCATCGCCACCGGCTCCGTGGTCCGCTCCCTGCCGGGCATTGAGCTGTCCGACAACGTCGTCTCCTACGAGGAGCAGATCCTTAACCCCGAGGCGCCGCAGAAGATGGTCATCGTCGGCGCGGGCGCCATCGGCATGGAGTTCGCCTACGTGCTGTCCAACTACGGCGTCGACGTCACCGTCGTCGAGTACATGGACCGGGTCCTGCCGAACGAGGACAAGGACGTGTCCAAGGAGATCACCCGCGCCTACAAGAAGCTCGGCGTGAAGCTTCTCACCGGCCACGCCACCACCGCTGTGCGCGACAACGGCGACTCGGTCGAGGTCGACATCAAGAAGAACGGCTCGGACGACACACAGACCCTCACCGTGGACCGCGTCATGATCTCCGTCGGCTTCGCCCCGCGCGTCGAGGGCTTCGGCCTCGAGAACACCGGCGTGGAACTCACCGAGCGCGGCGCCATCAACGTCGACGATCACCTGCGCACCAACGTCGAGGGCATCTACGCCATCGGCGACGTCACCGCCAAGCTCCAGCTCGCGCACGTCGCCGAGACCCAGGGCATCATCGCCGCAGAGACCATCGCCGGCGCCGAGACCCTCGAGATCGAGGACTACATGATGACCCCGCGCGCGACCTTCTGCAACCCGCAGGTCGCGTCCATGGGGTACACCGAGGAGCAGGCCCGCAAGAACTGGCCGGACCGCGACATCAAGGTCGCCGTCTTCCCCTTCACCGCCAGCGGCAAGGCCGTCGGCCTGGCGGAGACCGAGGGCTTTGCCAAACTGATCACCGACGGCGAGTACGGCGAGATCCTCGGCTGCCACATCGTGGGCGCGAACGCGTCCGAGCTGCTGCCGGAGGTCACGCTGGCCCAGCGCTTCGACCTCACCGCCGGCGAGATCGCGCGCAACATCCACATCCACCCGACGCTGTCCGAGGCACTCAAGGAGATCGCCCACGGCGTCGAGGGCCACATGATCAACCTCTAG
- a CDS encoding SRPBCC domain-containing protein: protein MANSTNSATRTIDASAEAIYDLLTNPQRHVETDNSGMVVSLDQGERFKAVGDTFTMNMKNENGDYQTRNEVFALQENKVVGWKNTKNTTSGAEVGAKWLYELEPEGPDATRVKLTYDRSEIENEQVRSFSEQFNDDFLETGLDAVAAAVSGA from the coding sequence ATGGCTAACTCAACTAACTCAGCAACCCGTACCATCGACGCAAGCGCAGAGGCGATCTACGACTTGCTTACCAACCCGCAGCGCCACGTGGAAACCGACAACTCCGGAATGGTTGTCTCTCTCGACCAGGGCGAGCGCTTCAAGGCCGTCGGCGACACCTTTACCATGAACATGAAGAACGAGAACGGCGACTACCAGACCCGCAACGAGGTCTTCGCTCTCCAGGAGAACAAGGTCGTGGGCTGGAAGAACACGAAGAACACCACCTCCGGCGCCGAGGTCGGCGCCAAGTGGCTCTACGAGCTCGAGCCGGAAGGCCCCGACGCAACCCGCGTCAAGCTGACGTACGACCGCTCCGAGATCGAAAACGAGCAGGTCCGCTCCTTCTCCGAGCAGTTCAACGATGATTTCCTCGAGACCGGCCTCGACGCCGTCGCCGCGGCAGTCTCCGGAGCATAA
- the ramB gene encoding acetate metabolism transcriptional regulator RamB yields MSKTYVGSRLRQLRRERNLSQASLAATLELSASYVNQIEHDVRPLTVPVLKRITEAFGVDATFFSRDDDSRLLAELKDVVADQELGAPSVELQELSELIYRHPAIARSVVEMHRRYSNARDKLTLALDSRVSSHETLTMPHDEVRDFFYSRQNYLDDIDHTAEALAGRLGVERFGIHATERALATYLADEHGVDVRTSPSESGVLHHLDLESGVLSLSPILSSGQRAFRLASALSFLEAGSLIDAHVAAEPFTSETSVNLAKRGIAAYFAAATLLPYSMVHEEAERGGYDVDYLCHVFGVGYETVASRLSTLQRANMRGVPFTFVRVDRAGNISKRQSATGYHFSTSGGTCPLWGIYESFTRPGETVRQHAAMPDGRAYLWIARTVRHHRFHFRETEKLFAIGLGCETRHAERTIYAEGMALDDVSQATPIGAGCRVCPRQGCAQRAFPSIQHGITVDPHTTSIAPY; encoded by the coding sequence ATGTCCAAGACCTACGTGGGCTCGCGGCTGCGCCAGCTGCGGCGCGAGCGCAACCTGAGCCAGGCCTCCCTGGCCGCCACGCTCGAACTGTCCGCGAGCTACGTCAACCAGATCGAGCACGACGTGCGGCCGCTCACGGTGCCCGTGCTCAAGCGCATCACGGAGGCGTTCGGCGTCGACGCCACGTTCTTCTCCCGCGACGACGATTCCCGCCTGCTCGCCGAGCTCAAAGACGTCGTCGCCGACCAGGAGCTGGGTGCGCCGAGCGTCGAGCTGCAGGAGCTCTCGGAGCTGATCTACCGCCACCCGGCCATCGCTCGATCGGTGGTGGAGATGCACCGCCGCTACTCCAACGCCCGCGACAAGCTCACGCTGGCCCTGGATTCGCGGGTGTCCAGCCACGAGACGCTCACCATGCCGCACGACGAGGTGCGCGACTTCTTCTACTCGCGCCAGAACTACCTCGACGACATCGACCACACCGCCGAGGCTTTGGCGGGGCGGCTCGGGGTCGAGCGCTTCGGCATCCATGCCACCGAGCGCGCGCTCGCCACCTATCTCGCCGACGAGCACGGGGTGGACGTGCGCACCAGTCCGTCGGAAAGCGGGGTGCTCCACCACCTCGACCTCGAGTCCGGCGTCCTGTCGCTGTCCCCCATCCTCTCCTCTGGCCAGCGCGCCTTCCGGCTAGCCTCGGCTTTGAGCTTCCTCGAAGCGGGCTCGCTTATCGACGCCCACGTGGCCGCCGAGCCATTCACCTCCGAGACCTCGGTGAACCTGGCGAAGCGCGGCATCGCCGCCTACTTCGCCGCCGCCACACTCCTGCCCTACTCCATGGTGCACGAGGAAGCCGAGCGCGGCGGCTACGACGTGGATTACCTGTGCCACGTCTTCGGAGTGGGATACGAGACGGTTGCCAGCCGCCTGTCTACCCTGCAGCGCGCGAACATGCGGGGCGTGCCGTTCACGTTCGTGCGGGTCGACCGGGCGGGCAACATCTCGAAGCGGCAGTCTGCCACCGGTTACCATTTCTCCACCTCGGGCGGCACCTGCCCGCTGTGGGGCATCTACGAATCCTTCACGCGGCCGGGCGAGACCGTGCGCCAGCACGCCGCGATGCCCGACGGGCGCGCCTACCTGTGGATCGCGCGCACGGTGCGCCACCACCGCTTCCACTTCCGTGAGACGGAGAAGCTCTTCGCCATCGGCCTCGGCTGCGAGACGCGGCACGCGGAGCGCACGATCTACGCCGAGGGCATGGCGCTTGACGACGTCTCGCAGGCGACGCCCATCGGCGCCGGCTGCCGCGTGTGCCCGAGGCAGGGGTGCGCGCAGCGCGCGTTCCCGTCCATCCAGCACGGCATCACGGTGGATCCGCACACGACCTCCATCGCCCCGTACTGA
- a CDS encoding succinate dehydrogenase, translating into MTVQNADRDAIRHGKITEAPLRERPSVPTWAVKMIMAVTGLIFGLYVLGHMVGNLKIFMPLHSNGVAPIDEYGHFLRTMGEPIFPYAGLLWIIRIVLLVALVLHVWGAFTLRGRSSKSRGKFRRTNLMGGWQSTATRSMLITGVILLLFLIFHLLDLTFGQVVASDEFVHGAVRNNMLATFAPGRWWVVAVYVIANLALLLHLTHGIYLAVSDLGWLGKRGHAIMVILGYILPAIVVIGNIAMPVAISLGWVPGLTR; encoded by the coding sequence ATGACTGTACAAAACGCAGACCGTGACGCAATTCGCCACGGAAAAATTACTGAAGCGCCGCTGCGCGAGCGGCCGTCCGTCCCCACCTGGGCAGTGAAGATGATCATGGCCGTCACCGGCCTGATCTTCGGCCTATACGTTCTCGGCCACATGGTCGGAAACCTCAAGATCTTCATGCCGCTCCACAGCAACGGCGTGGCCCCGATCGACGAGTACGGCCACTTCCTCCGCACGATGGGCGAGCCGATCTTCCCTTACGCGGGACTGCTCTGGATCATCCGCATCGTGCTGCTCGTAGCGCTCGTGCTCCACGTCTGGGGCGCGTTCACGCTGCGCGGCCGCTCTTCGAAGTCCCGTGGCAAGTTCAGGCGCACGAACCTGATGGGCGGCTGGCAGTCCACCGCGACGCGCTCGATGCTCATTACCGGCGTCATCCTGTTGCTGTTCCTGATCTTCCACCTGCTCGACCTGACCTTCGGCCAGGTCGTGGCATCCGACGAGTTCGTCCACGGCGCCGTGCGCAACAACATGCTCGCCACCTTCGCCCCGGGCCGCTGGTGGGTGGTCGCTGTCTACGTGATTGCCAACCTCGCCCTGCTTCTCCACCTCACCCACGGCATCTACCTCGCCGTCTCCGACCTGGGTTGGCTGGGCAAGCGCGGCCACGCCATCATGGTGATCCTCGGCTACATCCTCCCGGCGATCGTGGTGATCGGCAACATCGCCATGCCGGTGGCGATCTCACTCGGCTGGGTCCCCGGCTTAACACGGTAA